Below is a window of Staphylococcus succinus DNA.
GACAACCTTACGTTTTACGGTTTTGGTCTGGGTCGATGGTTTCGACTCAGGAATCGGTTGTTCGACATCATTATAAGGTTGATATATCTTCTCTGCTACCACTCAACATTCACTCCTTATTTTAATATTTCTGCAACACGTAACTTAGCACTACGTGCTCGGTTATTTGTTTCTAAATCGTCATCATCGGCAGTTATAGGTTTACGATTAACACGTTTCAATTTAGGCGTGTATGCTTCAGGTATGACTGGCAATCCTCTTGGGACATCTGGCCCCTTTTCATATTCTTGAAACATTTGTTTGCATAAACGATCTTCTAATGAATGGAATGTTATCACTGAAATTCTACCGTCTACTTTTACTGCAGCAATTGCTTGTTCTAATGAATCTTCAAAAGCTGATAACTCATCATTTACTGCAATTCTAATTGCTTGGAAAATTCTTTTGGCTGGGTGACCACCTTTACGTCTCGCTTTGGCTGGTATACCTTCTTTTATAATATCTACAAGCTCTAGTGTAGTTTCGATTGGCTTTTGCTCTCTATTCTGTTCGATACGCCTAGCGACTTGTTTTGAAAACTTCTCTTCACCGTATCTATGGAAGATTCTTACTAAATTTTCAAATTTCCAATCATTTACCACTTCATAAGCTGATAATGATTGTGTCTGATCCATTCGCATATCTAACTTTGCATCATGGTGATAACTAAAACCTCTCTCAGGCACATCCAATTGTGGACTTGAAACGCCTAAGTCATAATATATCCCATCAACTTTTTCAATATTCAAATCATCTAAAATTTCAGTTAATTTTCTAAAGTTGCTATGGACAAAGGTGACTTTATGTAGATGTTCTTTTAATACTTCTTTTGCATTTTCAATTGCAGTTGTATCTTGATCTATTGCTATCAGGCGACCATTGTCATCGAGTTGTTCTAGTAAATAGAGGGCATGTCCAGCTCCACCTAATGTACAGTCGACATATACGCCATCTGCTTTAATATTCAAATAATCAATGGTTTCCTTAAGCATTACGCTGACATGATGAAACAATTTAACGCCTCCATTTAAAAGTCAAAATCAATTAAGTCTTCAGCAATATCTTCAAAGCTATCTTCAGATTCTTCATAGAAGCTGTTCCAAGTTTCTCTATCCCAAATTTCAATTCGATTTGAGACGCCGATTACTGTGCACTCTTTGCTTAAATTAGCATATTGTCGCAAATTTTGCGGAATGTTAATACGCCCTTGTTTATCTAACTCTACTTCAATAGCTCCCGAGAAAAACATACGCATAAATTTCCGTGCGTCTTTTTTAGTCATTGGTAATGTCTTCATTTTCTCTTCAATAACTTGCCATTCTTCCAAAGTATAGCCAAACAAACATTTATCAAGGCCTCGGGTGATTACAAAACGTTCATTTAAGTCATAACGAAACTTAGAAGGAACAATCATACGTCCCTTCGTATCCAACTGGTGTTCGTATTCCCCCATGAACATTTATAATCACCTCACCTTCTCATATATATAATTTACCACATCTCACCACTATCCTCCACTAATTATATAATTTTCGCCCAAATTTATCATTTCACATAAAAAAAGCCCTGATTCATCTTATAGATGAATCAGGGCTTCCCTTACAGCCTCTAAGGTTTTAAGACAATATGATCAAAAGTATAAGGAAGTGGTGGATAGGTGGAGGGACTAAACACATCAATCCCAAAATCATTCATTATTTGTAATGGATTCCATATTCTTTCTTGTAATCCTGCCATAGGATGAAGCGCTTCACTCAATTCCTTAAAATGTTTCATACTAATTTCATTTTCTCTTTCAATATTCAACAAATATCTATTTATAAGATAGTCATACTGTTTTTGATGAATTGCGTTATTCTTTTCTACCAATACTTCATTATCATTGTTACCTTGTACTTCTATTTTCAAATCTTGATATAATTGTTCCTGTTTCTCTTTTATAGTATCAATTTTATCAATAAAATCTTGCGAAGCTTGTGCTCTAACAAATTTCCTTTTATCATCTTGAATACCATTTGCGATAATTTGTGTGATATCTAACTGATATTGCGATAATAATTTTTCGGTTCTTTCATTAATATAACTTATACGTAATCTCGGTAAAACTACAGGCATAGAAACGCCTAAAACATTAAACACTTCACTCAGTTCAGTCCAATATTTTATTTCACTAGGACCTCCAACAAATGCAACTGTATTAAATAACCACTCTTCCATTACAGGCCTCGTAACAACATTATTAGAAAACCTTTCAGGTTCTGATTCGAGAATATCCAATAAAGCTTCTTTTGATATTGCCTTATTGGATTTATTTAAATGGAAGTAACCCTCTTTAAAAGAAAGTAATTGTCTCATATTATCTTCATGTAAAAACAAATGTACATTTGTATCCGTTTGTATCATTTGATCTAAACCAGATTGAACAGTTTGTGCTTGCGTTGTTCGAAAAGCATCATCAACTTTTTGATGTTGTTCAATGATTTGCTTTATAAATGGTTGCTCTAATTTACGTAATGAAGGGTCGTTAGCATCTATCATTAAAAGCCCATAAGCCTTAAAAACTTCATGCAATAACGCTTTAAACATATCCGTCCAACTATCATAACGATCTATAATATTACGGCAGATATCTAGCAACGGTTTAGAATGTGGGGTTTCATTCATTTGTTCGAAAAATTGAGCTAATGTTTCTTTTAATTGTGTTTTATCTGGTTGATAACGAGATACACTTGTTTCTGGAGGAACCATTGTATGATATTTGATTTTATGTAAATTAGCATCATGGTTATTATATACATAGGTATGATTCACTTCATCAAAATCATGGTCCTCTCCAGCAATCCAAAAGACAGGTACTACATCAGTGTCATAATCTTTAGATAGACTT
It encodes the following:
- the rsmH gene encoding 16S rRNA (cytosine(1402)-N(4))-methyltransferase RsmH, whose amino-acid sequence is MFHHVSVMLKETIDYLNIKADGVYVDCTLGGAGHALYLLEQLDDNGRLIAIDQDTTAIENAKEVLKEHLHKVTFVHSNFRKLTEILDDLNIEKVDGIYYDLGVSSPQLDVPERGFSYHHDAKLDMRMDQTQSLSAYEVVNDWKFENLVRIFHRYGEEKFSKQVARRIEQNREQKPIETTLELVDIIKEGIPAKARRKGGHPAKRIFQAIRIAVNDELSAFEDSLEQAIAAVKVDGRISVITFHSLEDRLCKQMFQEYEKGPDVPRGLPVIPEAYTPKLKRVNRKPITADDDDLETNNRARSAKLRVAEILK
- the mraZ gene encoding division/cell wall cluster transcriptional repressor MraZ, with amino-acid sequence MFMGEYEHQLDTKGRMIVPSKFRYDLNERFVITRGLDKCLFGYTLEEWQVIEEKMKTLPMTKKDARKFMRMFFSGAIEVELDKQGRINIPQNLRQYANLSKECTVIGVSNRIEIWDRETWNSFYEESEDSFEDIAEDLIDFDF
- the bshC gene encoding bacillithiol biosynthesis cysteine-adding enzyme BshC — its product is MDCMTKKLNEQDQFISKIKQSDSMLAQFYHMDAMDSKSYQQRLLNESNGRETELAHVIEQYMSDLELTDEQNNHIKLLSEGAKVVVGGQQAGLFGGPLYTFHKIFSIITLSQSLSKDYDTDVVPVFWIAGEDHDFDEVNHTYVYNNHDANLHKIKYHTMVPPETSVSRYQPDKTQLKETLAQFFEQMNETPHSKPLLDICRNIIDRYDSWTDMFKALLHEVFKAYGLLMIDANDPSLRKLEQPFIKQIIEQHQKVDDAFRTTQAQTVQSGLDQMIQTDTNVHLFLHEDNMRQLLSFKEGYFHLNKSNKAISKEALLDILESEPERFSNNVVTRPVMEEWLFNTVAFVGGPSEIKYWTELSEVFNVLGVSMPVVLPRLRISYINERTEKLLSQYQLDITQIIANGIQDDKRKFVRAQASQDFIDKIDTIKEKQEQLYQDLKIEVQGNNDNEVLVEKNNAIHQKQYDYLINRYLLNIERENEISMKHFKELSEALHPMAGLQERIWNPLQIMNDFGIDVFSPSTYPPLPYTFDHIVLKP